A window from Pokkaliibacter sp. MBI-7 encodes these proteins:
- the era gene encoding GTPase Era, producing the protein MSEVENRPERCGFVAIVGRPNVGKSTLLNHILGQKISITSRKPQTTRHQILGIKTEEEVQIIYVDTPGIHKAGERALNRFMNKTASAALKDVDVVIFVIDRTRWTEEDQMVLEQLQNLDCPVILAVNKVDRLDNKEALLPMLQEMSSKMSFADIVPISAQNGHNVARLEQLVGERMPEGMHHFPEDQVTDRSSRFVAAELVREKLMRQLGDEVPYGVTVEIEQFRQDEVSGTIHIHALILVERDGQKKIVIGDGGSRIKTIGRDARLDMEKMFEAKVMLNLWVKVKQGWADDERALQSLGYTDFNG; encoded by the coding sequence ATGAGTGAAGTGGAAAATCGTCCGGAACGCTGTGGTTTCGTTGCCATAGTAGGGCGCCCCAATGTCGGTAAGTCTACCCTGCTGAACCACATTCTCGGGCAGAAGATCAGTATCACCTCGCGTAAGCCGCAAACTACCCGTCATCAGATTCTCGGTATCAAGACCGAAGAAGAAGTACAGATCATCTATGTCGATACGCCCGGAATACACAAAGCGGGTGAGCGTGCGCTGAACCGTTTCATGAACAAGACAGCCAGCGCTGCCCTCAAAGATGTGGATGTGGTGATCTTCGTCATTGATCGTACCCGCTGGACTGAAGAAGACCAGATGGTGCTGGAGCAGTTGCAGAATCTGGACTGCCCGGTGATTCTGGCGGTCAACAAGGTCGATCGTCTGGATAATAAGGAAGCACTGCTGCCGATGCTGCAGGAGATGTCCAGCAAGATGAGTTTTGCCGACATCGTGCCGATTTCTGCTCAGAATGGGCATAACGTTGCCCGCCTCGAGCAGCTGGTCGGTGAGCGTATGCCAGAGGGGATGCATCATTTTCCCGAAGATCAGGTGACTGATCGCAGTTCACGCTTTGTAGCCGCCGAGCTGGTACGTGAGAAACTTATGCGTCAGCTGGGGGACGAAGTGCCCTACGGCGTGACCGTGGAAATTGAGCAGTTCCGTCAGGATGAAGTCAGTGGCACCATCCACATTCACGCGCTGATTCTGGTTGAGCGTGATGGCCAGAAAAAGATCGTCATCGGTGATGGCGGCAGCCGTATCAAGACCATTGGTCGCGATGCGCGTCTGGACATGGAGAAAATGTTCGAGGCCAAGGTCATGCTGAATCTGTGGGTCAAGGTCAAGCAGGGCTGGGCAGATGATGAGCGTGCACTGCAGAGTCTGGGTTACACCGACTTCAATGGCTAA
- the rnc gene encoding ribonuclease III, with the protein MSIQLDRLFSKLGYQFKDPSLAELALTHRSCGNRNNERLEFLGDSILNCVIAEALYQNFQEAKEGQLSRLRARLVKGVTLAEIAREFELGDYLHLGIGELKSGGFRRESILADAMEALIGAIFIDSNMDTVKERVLAWYHSRLQKLDLKDTQKDPKTRLQELLQAKGAALPCYETTHIEGEAHAQVFTVSCTIDLLDDPTLGTGSSRRLAEQAAASEALELLGNLS; encoded by the coding sequence TTGAGTATTCAATTAGACCGCCTGTTTTCCAAGCTGGGTTACCAGTTCAAGGATCCCTCCCTGGCGGAGTTGGCCTTAACCCATCGCAGTTGCGGTAACCGTAATAACGAACGTCTTGAGTTCCTCGGTGACTCCATCCTTAACTGTGTGATTGCCGAAGCGCTTTACCAGAACTTTCAGGAAGCCAAGGAAGGGCAGCTCAGCCGTCTGCGCGCTCGTCTGGTCAAAGGGGTCACTCTGGCGGAAATCGCCCGCGAGTTTGAACTGGGTGATTACCTGCATCTGGGGATCGGTGAGCTGAAAAGTGGCGGATTCCGCCGCGAGTCCATTCTGGCCGATGCCATGGAGGCGCTTATCGGTGCGATCTTCATCGACAGCAACATGGATACCGTCAAGGAGCGTGTGCTGGCCTGGTATCACAGCCGCTTGCAGAAGCTGGACCTGAAAGATACTCAGAAGGATCCGAAGACCCGTCTGCAGGAGCTGCTGCAGGCTAAAGGGGCGGCCTTGCCCTGTTATGAAACCACCCATATAGAAGGTGAAGCTCACGCTCAGGTATTTACTGTGAGCTGCACCATTGATCTGCTTGACGACCCCACTCTGGGGACCGGCAGCAGTCGTCGTCTGGCTGAACAGGCCGCGGCGTCAGAGGCATTGGAGTTATTAGGTAATCTGTCATGA
- a CDS encoding DUF4845 domain-containing protein translates to MYSRQRGATMMTMVNVLFLVVLVILAVKIGPAYLDDRTVNAIITEAVATPDIVAEGSRGLQTSIGKRLDINDIDLPKDALAYSRDGNIWYVDVNYERRIPLVSNLSVVLTFSHHYEAVKP, encoded by the coding sequence ATGTATTCCAGACAACGCGGTGCCACCATGATGACCATGGTCAATGTACTGTTTCTGGTCGTGCTGGTGATTCTGGCCGTCAAGATTGGTCCTGCGTATCTGGATGACCGTACCGTCAATGCCATCATCACTGAGGCAGTAGCTACCCCGGACATTGTGGCTGAGGGTAGCCGCGGTTTGCAGACCAGCATCGGCAAGCGTCTTGATATCAATGATATTGACCTGCCAAAGGATGCGCTGGCCTACAGTCGCGATGGCAATATCTGGTATGTGGACGTCAATTACGAACGACGTATTCCCCTCGTCAGTAATCTCTCCGTCGTTTTAACTTTTAGTCATCATTACGAAGCAGTGAAGCCTTGA
- the lepB gene encoding signal peptidase I, producing the protein MDFPLYLTIAVALCGAIWLADIVLFSRRRQAARSLAEQQGVTDEEVLGGLTRESWPIEYAKSFFPVLFIVFFLRSFIVEPFQIPSGSMLPTLEIGDFILVNKFSYGIRLPVLNTKVIEVGEPKRGDVMVFRYPGDPKINYIKRVIGVPGDKIAYYHKRLYVNGQEVPEQFLSNIPPTEPSLQLFQEQLGNVSHKIYKVPGQPSVEAEWEVPPGHYFMMGDNRDNSNDSRYWGFVPEENIVGKAFFVWFHWEGLFSILNSFSNNGRIN; encoded by the coding sequence CTGGATTTTCCCCTCTATCTGACCATCGCCGTGGCCCTGTGTGGGGCCATCTGGCTGGCGGATATCGTGCTTTTCAGCAGACGTCGCCAGGCTGCCCGCAGCCTGGCTGAACAGCAGGGCGTAACCGATGAAGAAGTGCTCGGCGGGCTGACCCGTGAGTCATGGCCTATCGAGTACGCCAAGTCATTCTTCCCCGTGCTGTTCATCGTGTTCTTCCTGCGCTCTTTTATCGTCGAGCCCTTCCAGATTCCTTCTGGCTCCATGCTCCCTACACTGGAGATTGGCGATTTCATCCTGGTAAATAAATTCTCCTACGGTATTCGTCTGCCGGTGCTGAATACCAAGGTGATTGAAGTGGGTGAGCCCAAGCGCGGTGACGTCATGGTGTTCCGTTATCCTGGCGACCCCAAAATCAATTACATCAAGCGTGTAATTGGCGTGCCGGGTGACAAGATCGCCTACTATCACAAGCGTCTGTACGTTAACGGTCAGGAAGTGCCTGAGCAGTTCCTGTCCAATATTCCGCCGACTGAGCCCAGCCTGCAGCTGTTCCAGGAACAGCTGGGGAATGTCAGCCACAAGATTTACAAGGTACCCGGCCAGCCATCAGTTGAAGCCGAGTGGGAAGTCCCCCCCGGCCATTACTTCATGATGGGTGATAACCGTGACAACAGTAACGACAGCCGTTACTGGGGGTTTGTGCCTGAAGAGAATATTGTCGGCAAAGCGTTCTTCGTCTGGTTCCATTGGGAAGGGTTGTTCTCCATTCTCAACAGTTTCAGTAACAACGGACGGATCAACTAA